A region of the Sminthopsis crassicaudata isolate SCR6 chromosome 6, ASM4859323v1, whole genome shotgun sequence genome:
AACAGAGTGGGGATGGAGAGGAAGAACATGAGGAGAGACATTTGAATATTTGCTGCAGGGAATAAGGTAGGGAGAGGCAGCCAGGCTGTACCACCTTGAAGCTGGGACCCTTACCAACCATGTAATgttaagcaagtcatttagcctctttttgcctcagtttccctgttgcTTCCCCCAAATAGAATAATAACAGACACAACTCACAAGGTTTTTGGGAGGATCAGATGAGACATCTGTACCTGGCATGCAGCAGGCGCTATTATAAATTaatatcctttcctttctccttaggAAGTAAATATAATAATGAGGAGCCATGAAGACACACATGTATTTATAATGGGTCATGGTAACATGGTACTATTTTCCCAGCATCACTTGTCTTGTCTGTTgtgtcaaaagaaagaaaatctgacAGTGACCAGGGTCTAATTAATTAATCATTGTGTTACTTTCCTAATAAGATAAAAGACTAAGTTCTCTCAGTTTTACTGCCACTCACCTTTTCTAAGTGACAGGATCTATATGATCTATTTGTTAATAGCTCAGAGTTaactatatttttttactttttattcaaaAATGTTATGTTACTCCAAGATTGTGTTTTCTTAAAGCaaatttaaagattaatttttgaCTGCGAAAATATAAGAGGAAgttaaggaaagaggaaaaaagtttaaagagTTGGCTTCCTTTTCTGTCAAAGATCATTATATAACTACAAATGACTTTTCAGAAAGAACATACTAAAATATCTTATCCTGAAGAGTCTAAATACTAAGTAGCATTCCATTTCTGTCATAACTAGTTAGCATAACACAGGCTCTAAAAACAAGATCATTTCATTGAAAACACCCAAGAACTACAAAATTAAGAGTTTAGTTCAAGCAGAAGCAGATAAAGTTTTGTTATCTATAAACCCTCCAAAATTTACTTTGGTTGAATTTAAAAGAATGGGCCTTGTGACTCTTAAGAGATATCAGttattaaaaactgaaaaacaaagggTTAAAACAAAGGATTAAAACTATTTATCACTCAACACCAGAACTTCAAGGAGATATGTTAAAAGAAGTGAATTCTTACTTCTCTAGCATCCATCACCGTCCCCACACCAACTGTTAGAGCCATAGTTGGTACTTTTGATAAGTCTCCATCAAAATATTTGGCATTTGCCAATATGGTATCCATTGCTAGAGTCTTTAATCGTGTCCTTGATACTAAACTGGATCCCGGTTCATTGAAAGCAATGTGACCATCTGGACCAATGCctttcaaaagaaacataaaatcatACATAGATGTTTACACATAAAAACGAATAAGGTTTGCCAAAAttttaagagaaggaaataataaaattcaaatttatttttgtttcttttttccgaAGATTGTTCCTGTAAACTTTTGAAATTAAAGTATTAAAATCCTTTTAAGAATCATTAAATTCATCTACTTTTTAAGTCTTTAATTTCTGCCTTGCACTGGCAGAATTATATCAAAAGTAATATATAGTTGAAAGAAGTAAGCAATTGACTAAAAGTCCAGAGATCTGGGTCATTTACCGATAGATCTTCCACTACCCGTGTAACCTATGTTACAAGGTTATTTGTAGCACTGCATGCTTGTTTCTTAATCCGTTAAAATACAGTAATACAATAGACTAGATCATCTCTAAAATACTTATGAGTGCTAAATGTATATGATCCCATTGAAATGTATTCTCTATCAGAAAGTACTCTGTAgtgaaattttttatttccttttaattaatctAAACCTGTGTGAATTGGTGTAATAACACTTCTACTCCTTGTTTATAAAACagaaatgctatccatacccaggaaaaaaactgattgtgtctgaaaacACAGACAGAAAATATGGGTTTTTTTGGAAGGGGAAGATCTacgtttttttttgtttttttttttttcaacaacatGAAATGTTTTCCATAACATCACATGtgcttttttaaaagctaatttgGTACCTAATGAATCTGTACTTCAAACTTTCTCCTAgcatatttcttgatttctttaagCAACCAATTGAGGAATACTTACCTGCTGTTTTATAAATTACAATATGGTACTGAACAACTAGAAAATGAGGCAAGAAAAGATACTTTTCTGGAAACTTAAATTTAATAGAAAGTTTTAAGACAGTAAGATAAATATGCAGTCATATCTTAGAAGAGGATCATTTCACAAAGAAAGGATTTATGTGACACTAAAATGACTACATTTCCAGATATAGCTGGAAAGATTTTCTAGCAGAGTTGGGAGTCTTTAACTAGAAATCTCTcccaaatagttttttaaaaattcacagcaAATCTAAGCATGGGACTTTCAATAAAATTATCAGTGATCTTTTTACAATGAAATGCAAAACttttatttaatagattttttaatgGTACCTTCATAGATTGACTGCTCATATTAAATGTGGCTGTAAAATGCAGACCAGGAAATACCCTAGATGATTTCATTCTGCATATACAGAAATAGTGAGAGTAAATTAAAGAGACACTAACAATGTGTTCTTCCACTACAACAGACTCAACTGTTATCTGGAAATAgcacaaggaagcaaaaaagaatACAAAGTAAGCAAAAGCTATGTTCATGCTCTCAGTTTCCCCTGGAGATcctaaatatgaggaaaaaataattagccCCTAATCAAAATTCTATCAAAAAGTTATTTGATGCCTGGGAACACCTCagaccaaaaagttattaaaactcTCCTATAACACACTTTTTTGGAAGAAAGTCTGAAGAAATCTATGGATTCCTTTGTGGAATACTtctatatgcataaaataaaatctttaggattacaaaggaaagcacTTATGCGAAAGATCCATCAACAAAATGTTCTGACAACAAACTCCCTATTCCTGCAGGTTAACGACTCCTTCCAGGCCTCTTGCTCTTCTTCCACCACTATTTGACGAGATGGCACTGTCAAAGAGCGAAAAGAATGCTGGACTGGCACCAAGGACCAAGATTCATATCCCGGCTCTGTCACTTACATGCTGTGATCACAGGCAATTTACCAAGTCTGAATGGAGCCCTTCTGCAGTCCTTCCACACAAAGCCAGACCTGGGAAGGAAGGCGACTCCATCTCAGGTCCCCTCCCTCTGCAGAAAGGCCTCTGCCACTTTTCCTGACCAAGGTCTGGAGCCATCTCCAACCTCAGGGAACCACACAAAGGCCCCTCCTCTGCTTGTGTCAGTTTCCCTCTCAAGGCATGGAGCTGTATCTGGGAGCAGGCCAGACTCCCCGACTTCTCTCTTTTCAAATTTGTCAGGATTCGGTGCTATCTAAGTCAAAGGAGCCCGAGTTTAAAATACGAACAAAAGCTTGTCTACAGGAGGGTGATGGAGGGGAGAATGGGAGGGTTCCAGATATTCAATGGGGTGCATGATCAGAGGGATGCTGAAGGCAGCTGGACCAGCTGACCAGAGCTAAATGTTAAAACTTCTGTGGAGCATCTGTACCACAACTAGCCACAAACACGCAAATTAGAATTTGCTTTATTGTTCTGTTGGCTGCCTGCACTTAATagggatagaaaaaaatattaattgtgcaGATTAAACTTAAGTATAGCATAGATACAGATGAAAAGTAATATagcatacacacgcacacacactctctctctctctctctctctcccctttcagaGAGCTAGCACACCTATGAATCTAAACACATTAATCTAACCAAGTTGTCttggttatattaaatttattgaataCTTTTGTTGCAAAAAGATATGGATGTTTGCTGAACTacagttttaaattaaaaaaaaaatcttcacacaATTATAATGAtaagatatgatttttttgtaCTTACCTCCAACAAAAAGATCAATTCCTCCAgcttcttctattttcttttcaaatgcaTCACATTCTGCTTGTAGGTCTGAAGCATTTCCATCAAGGATGTGAGCATTAGCAGGATCTATGTCAATATGCTTAAAGAAGTTATTCCACATATATGAATGGTAGCTCTCAGGATGATTTCTGGGAAGTCCTAGGGTTAACAAAGTCAATTTGATAATAAATTAGGGCACCATACTTCTACCTCTATGGTCAGGTTCCTTCTAGCATTGTAACCTTAAAAAACATCTTATAAACACACTGCTTTTGGACATCATGCTTATGTTTAGTCATATTTCGTTACTGAAAAGttcaaatataacattttaatcaAAATAACTGGCTCAGGTATGTTAGTTTTAGAACAAGATATTTCACATGCTATTGTAAGcagtttctcttttgttttccatacataaatatatcctatGAGCATCTTAAATCAGAAATTTATCCTGATACCTAATAAGCATGCTGAAATGTCTTTAATAAGAAGCATATTAATATGCACATTGattctttttagttctttgaaaagacatttatttagAACTTCTCCCTTACATTTAACTCTTCTCATAGCTTCTGATTCTCTCCAGGAAGATTTTCTCTAGTTATCCAACTTTGAACTAAAGTAAATCAAAGAATTCCCAAACTATAcagttagaagggactttaaaggttgtatgaggcagctagatggtgaaggaGATACaatgccaggtctggaatcaggaagatccaaatTATGGTCCAACCTCGGACACTTACTAGTGTgagaacctgggcaaatcacttaattctgtttgccttggtttcctcatctgtgaaatggaaatgaaaatggtACCTTCCTCCTAGGAttgttgaggataaaatgagtataaaacatttaacacagtgtctggcacattgtaagcaTTTACATAAATATCAGttgttatgatttattatctagTGTAACTATACCCCAGATCATGAAGCCATGTAGAATACCCCTAAACATCCTCAGGTTTTACCTGAAGATCTTCAGAAAAGCACCTTCACCATCCATTTAAGCCCATTCCATTCTTTAGACTGCTCTAATTCAAAGTTTCCTTTATAAAGAACTAAAATCACTCTCCCCATAATTTCTGCCTTCAAGCAGAACAAATCGAATGTGTCTTCTTATACATGACAAACacttcaattatttaaagattGTGATTGATGTTTTCTCCAAGTTAACAATCCTTAGTTTCTTTTAACCATCTATTCCGGTTACCTTTCTCTGTATCTATTTCCACTTATCAAGGGCAGTTTAAAAATGGGGCATTCAAAATTGAATACTTAGCTGAGGCTTTaggaaggcttaaaaaaaaaaaaaaagcagaactattATTTTTCTCACTAAGAACATTATATTCAAGCAATGTAATCTAAAATCGCATTTGCTTTTTGGCTGCCACATCTTCCTGCTGATTCAtacttaatttcattaaaatctgaatttttaatgtaaattttttcagcCAAATATTTCTTATCCTGTAAAGAGAATTGAATTTTTTAGCCCAAGCATAGAACTTTGCATTTGTACCTATAACAGCCCCTTAGTTTCAATATACCTTTCTAGTATGACATGGCCCTTTTTGATCACAATTCTGTTAAAATGTCATCCACACAATTTAACAATACACCAGGAAATTTATTCCAGTGATATCCGGAATTCTTAATAGAAATTCCCAGAAGCCTGGAAACTCATAGGCAATACATGTTACTATTTAAAGCGTGAAGTAATATATTCTCAACAAACCTCCAAAAGTTCAAAACTTACATACACTGCATAACAATGTAAGATTACAGATTTTTATTTGAACTCCAAAGTATAATCTGTTGATAGCAGAAAACAAAGGACATGCAATTTTAGGAATTTTTAATATCATTGAAAAATGTAGCTTACCTACCTACATATTCATCCATGTTAAAGGTCTTTACATATTTGAAGGAAAGGTCTCCATTCTTGTGATATTCTATTAGTTTTTTATAACATCCCAAAGGTGTGcttcctgaaaaaatatattttttaagcaAATGCATAAAAAATATCAGCTCCATCCTAAAAATTGGATTTCAGTTCTAGgatgaaaagaaaatgtgttttgtCACAGCAAGTTGCTGAGGACAGCCAAAGGAATAtaagaaattcaaaattatttccccGGTTTGGAAGACCTTAAGAGCCAGGAGCCAAATGACTATCCTGTGCTTGGAGTCAAGACACTTGAATTAAAGTTCTAGTTTTCTAATCCAAGAAATATGGATGTTTACACTGCTTACTTCAGTGGTTGTTCTGAGGAAGGCTTGCTATAACTTGGTGGTTATACAAAAATGCAGAACAAAGAAAAGCAGGAAGACCAagataaggagaaaaggaaaataggctttgtaaatgttacatatatatttagtgctGAGCCAAATTtcaattttagattatttttaaaaaacacacttgttcagtcatttcaattgcaTTCAATTATTCTATGGTCcacttttgagttttcttggcaaagacactggagaggtttgccatttccttatctgattcactttatggatgaagaaattaagggaaaCAGCTAGGTAAAGGACCTACCCAAAGTTATACAGCTAGTCAGCTCAGTGTCCTTCTCAGTACATAACAGACTTGTTACTTTTCCCCCTAAACtttccttatcttaaaatgaATTTGCTAGGCTAAGAGCcaggaagatccaagtttaaATTTTGAGactgatatttattagttgtgtgactcagCACACATCACTTAATCCACATGTGCCATAATTAACTCCTTGGACTTAAATCTGTCCCAGACAGAATTTTACTCATGGAGTTCCACAAGCTGAGAAATGTTTCTAGAATACTGTGGAAAAGTCATTTTAGGAATTTTGCTCTTAAAGATCTAGATCTAAGGAGAACGAAAAAACAGAAGTGATTACCAATGTTGTAAGAAAATTCACTGTCTTGTTAGCTTCCTAacctaagaaatattttaaataatttaaataacaatGTTTTATGATAAATTAAGCAACTTAAATGTCTTaaccattttgcattttttctaccCAATAGTCACTTCAATAAAGATTGAACGTGTAGTCTGGAGTCCCCAGTATTTCAGTAATGTGACTAGGCTGAAGTAGTTACAGTTCTGTCCTGAAAAACTCCTTTGGTATAAGGTAATTGTCATCATTCTCTTgtaaaacttcaagaaaagagggggaaaaagacatagaaaatgaaaatgactaaaagaaaatataagaaataactcACATATATCACTCAAGTTTGaattattttacatacattatctaaTATGATAACATATCTAATATAACAACTCCATGAGGTAGTTCCCATAGGTGTTATCTCCAGTATATAGTGCTATGGTTTAGAGGTTAAATAATAAACGGATAATAGTACCTACATCAGAAGGctcattaatgaaaataaaatgaaataatataagatGACTTggaaaccttaaagaactatataaatgtcaaaagGAACAAGGCAATAAAGTGAAAGTGAAATGAGAATCAAATTTGGAGGCAAAAGACCCAGGTTCCAATCTCTACTTGGGCACTACTTGGGCAATCTCTCTTGGGCAAAtaatctccctgggcctcagctgcTTTGTGGGCAAAAGAGAAGTGGAAGTATAATGATTTCTAAGGCTACTTCCTTGTAATTCTCAGTATTATTGTTGGTAAATGACTTGCCAGTGGTCACACAACGTTAGAAGCAGGATATGAAATCACTGTGTACTATAAAGCTCATCCTCTGGgccattttcttttactttgatgCTGACCACAATGgggattttctaggcaaagatactaatgtttagtttgccatttccttctccagctcattttacagaggaagaaactgagatagatgggattaagtgacttgtgcaaagTCATACTGCCAGTATCTTCCCGATTTTCGATCAGGCCTTCTATCCAACATCTCACTGCCAAAATTCTCACTTCTTATCAGTTTAACCaacctgaaaaataataataataaaaaaaaaaaaacctcctccttccctttcccttccccccccaaaaaaaaaaaaaaaaaaaacaaaaagaaaatgataccaaaaaaaaaaatcttgtgaaaGTAATTGAGTActggatgaaaaaaagaaagaaagtaattgAGTTCTCAAGATAGAAATGTCTAATACCATTTTAATGGATTCAAGGCACTCATTTCTTCATTTAGATTTTTGTATCTCaggaatgtttcttttttcattctattacAGTACAGGCAGTAATCATGTactaacttattttaaaaatgagcaagataaacataatattaacattttcacaaatctttactttttaatctgcaaaaaaatttcatcatttttatatttacatatatatattatacatatttatataagtatgtataattattattataaaaaagtttGTTACCTGTTGGTAAGCCCAGGGTAAAATATCTGTCCTGTCCTGGTTTGAACTGGATAATTCGATTACAGATGTATTTGGCTGCCCATTCACTAGCCAAGTCATAATTATCAAGAATCACGAGTCTCATTGTGGTAATACACAACTCCTAATTGTACTTCAAACCTGGAAAAATTCCATTGTAGAGCACTTTAAACGTAGCTTATAAATACAAGCTATGTTAATGAtcgaagaaaagaataagaatattaCTTTTAAAACGTATGAATATCATAATAACACTAACTTCAAATATCTTAAATACAGAAGCTTCAACAGAATTTCTCcctaaaagagaaaatcaaataccCAAAAACATATTAACCAATCAAGTTTTAAGATTTGATTAAAAAGtcgtaattttcttttttaaaaaaaaagcttttttaatattttagaagaattgcacatgttggATTCcctgggaaagggagaaaaaaaattggaatataagatttttcaaagatgaatgctgaaaactatctttgcatgtttttggaaaaataaatgaaactttttCCAGAATACTCTTTATAAAAGGAATATGcaaatttcccctcctctttcctaACCTGAAATGCATAAATAGTGGGTAAATAATTCTGGTAAAAACAATTAGAGGATAACAGATAAAAGGATGAGCAATGGGTGTATTGCTATACATCCAGTAGGAACAGGCCAGGAACAGGCTGGTCTCTTGGGCACGCCAAGAATGACACAACCACAAGGTCAGTTACAATATCAACAATATCAACCCTGCATCTCCCGGGGAGCAGAAGCTTCTGACCCCAACGTAAGAAAAGCTCCTTACCCATCAGGACAGAGTCAAAGGGACCCCACTGTTGGGacggtttaaaaaaaaaaaaaaaaaaaaacacgagcCGGCGCTCCTAGTGGACTCCACCATCATCAGGTGCATTTCCCACGGCCTCCTCCCCTACTAGTCATCCCCGGGACTGGGCAGCCGCAGCATTTCAGGGAGACACCATCGTGTGGGGGCAGAGAAGAACCCTAATTTACTTTTCACTGTCTGGTCCCTAGCAGGAGGGAGATGATAGTAGGCACCCCCGCACCGGGACACCCCAAGAATTGCAGCTTGCATAGCACTTGGCTGACAACGATCCTGCGGGGTAGGTGGCCCACTTAATTGCTCATCACCAGGCACCATTTTGCAGAAAGGAAAGCTCCCCCGGGACAGGGGCCGCTGGCTTCCCTCTTCCCCACATCCCCAGGGCCCCCGCATACAATAGGCATTTAGTATATGTTCGCCGATTGAGGCGAGGGGGACCTGCCCACT
Encoded here:
- the GNPDA2 gene encoding glucosamine-6-phosphate deaminase 2 — translated: MRLVILDNYDLASEWAAKYICNRIIQFKPGQDRYFTLGLPTGSTPLGCYKKLIEYHKNGDLSFKYVKTFNMDEYVGLPRNHPESYHSYMWNNFFKHIDIDPANAHILDGNASDLQAECDAFEKKIEEAGGIDLFVGGIGPDGHIAFNEPGSSLVSRTRLKTLAMDTILANAKYFDGDLSKVPTMALTVGVGTVMDAREVMILITGAHKAFALYKAIEEGVNHMWTVSAFQQHPRTIFVCDEDATLELRVKTVKYFKGLMHVHNKLVDPLYSMKEEN